One part of the Acidobacteriota bacterium genome encodes these proteins:
- a CDS encoding 2-hydroxyacyl-CoA dehydratase family protein, which produces MKEIVSTKLLKEILKQYYQSLYQDSQNPHQKVAWCSSVGPSEILISIGFKVYFPENHGALLGATRESNKYISIANAMGYSPEICSYLTSDVGAFIKKETPLTKAYGIPSIPEPDVLVYSTNQCREIQDWFLFYSREYNVPAFGVFPPWKIDELTEEQIGFVEKQFKSLINSLEKITGKKLDIDRLKEVVSLSGEASKLWRKFLETAKNSPSPITFFDGCIHMAPVVMLRGTNIAVEYYKALNEEIAKRVDGKVGAIEKENLRFYWEGMPVWGKLRFFSELFSKFNTCVVASTYCNSWIFDNFSSENPLRSLAEGYTQIFINRSETKKEALLKEMIDEYKVDGIVFHDAKTCPNNSNSRFGLPQRMIKKFGIPYLIINGDLNDLRCFSEEQTITAVESFVEQIIESKKEIRG; this is translated from the coding sequence ATGAAAGAAATAGTATCAACAAAATTACTTAAAGAAATTCTGAAACAATATTACCAGTCATTGTATCAAGATTCGCAAAATCCCCATCAGAAAGTTGCATGGTGCTCGAGTGTGGGACCATCAGAAATCTTAATCAGTATAGGGTTTAAAGTATATTTCCCTGAAAATCATGGGGCTTTACTGGGAGCCACAAGGGAAAGTAATAAATATATTTCGATTGCAAATGCAATGGGCTATTCACCTGAAATATGCTCTTATCTGACTTCAGACGTAGGAGCTTTCATAAAAAAAGAAACTCCTCTGACAAAAGCTTATGGAATTCCGTCAATTCCTGAGCCTGATGTTCTCGTTTACAGTACCAATCAATGCAGGGAGATTCAGGATTGGTTTCTTTTCTATTCAAGGGAGTATAATGTGCCTGCCTTTGGTGTATTTCCTCCTTGGAAAATAGATGAATTGACAGAAGAACAAATTGGATTTGTGGAGAAACAATTTAAGAGCTTGATAAATTCTTTAGAAAAAATTACAGGAAAAAAATTAGACATAGATAGATTAAAAGAAGTTGTAAGTTTATCCGGTGAAGCATCGAAATTATGGAGAAAATTTCTTGAAACAGCGAAAAACAGCCCCTCTCCGATTACTTTTTTTGATGGTTGCATTCACATGGCTCCAGTGGTAATGCTAAGAGGAACAAACATTGCAGTGGAGTATTACAAGGCATTAAACGAAGAGATAGCGAAAAGAGTTGATGGTAAGGTTGGAGCTATTGAGAAAGAGAATTTGAGGTTTTACTGGGAAGGAATGCCTGTCTGGGGAAAGCTAAGGTTTTTTTCTGAGCTATTTTCGAAGTTTAACACATGTGTTGTGGCATCAACATATTGCAATTCATGGATTTTTGATAACTTCTCTTCAGAAAATCCATTGAGGAGTTTAGCTGAGGGATACACTCAGATTTTCATAAATAGAAGTGAAACAAAAAAAGAAGCTTTATTAAAAGAAATGATCGATGAGTATAAAGTGGACGGCATTGTATTTCATGATGCAAAAACCTGTCCCAATAATTCAAATAGCAGGTTTGGTCTTCCCCAGAGAATGATTAAAAAATTTGGAATTCCATATTTGATTATCAATGGCGACTTGAATGATCTAAGATGTTTTTCCGAAGAGCAGACAATAACTGCAGTCGAATCATTCGTTGAACAGATAATTGAATCAAAAAAGGAAATTAGAGGCTAA
- a CDS encoding 3-hydroxyacyl-CoA dehydrogenase NAD-binding domain-containing protein — translation MSNNHVFYEKESIAWDDVEVLIVGAGTMGSSLTQTYAQNGFNVGLIDIIDEIIERAFETIKKELEDARKAGIFSEGQIKEIKKRIIATTSYEEACRGKNLKLVIETATEKIEVKKQIFKKLDELCAPHVIFATNSSSLDTNILVRVTGRPDKVVWMHYFYLPHKNRAGEFAGTDTASNESIQVASKYMKLGGKVATPILSSRKGGAADIIFVSLLLEATRMLEEGYDVPTVEAAGRKAFNMPLGFLSLMDATGLPVGYYSMCSFSDSSNPDDPLYKVYKNFFTPTKIYTELMKRYDSAADKAKVRWVSEEDLRKEPENIEIVEKLKERFWAVGFMTAVEVVDSKLIEIEEVEKLCQNAFLWKEGPFTLINKIGLKETMRIIKEREEIAKLHGIHFPVPKLLIDQHKKNKPWPVRLSPIIYEKENRGQIARIMISNPQNANALDNQVFEDWRESFKRANEDDRIKIIIFDSAPIKTFIAGANVYNFIKNIKENNFENIKEDTAMWQDVLFHKMTGEGKPKVAIIDGAAFGGGVEVALAFAYDPDSVVIITDRTTFALPETRLGIYPGLRGTSLVPILIYKATNDPELAVAISRYYILAGGTTTSSPRVIKYLGMADYIVPCNKRDEIADKISQAIIDNNGKPLNKKQLKELNIFEVPDKLTFEEKEELRWMKDLFLKKDLIPTLYAYGLGWTEVFFSGDQKAYAQRIARRVATNSPNAVWTANWLISKGFNDFLNGKSLDEVARWELDGYLIPTFQHPDALEGLTALVERRFPEFKRTYPF, via the coding sequence ATGAGCAATAATCATGTATTTTATGAAAAAGAGTCCATTGCCTGGGATGATGTTGAGGTATTAATAGTTGGAGCCGGGACTATGGGTTCAAGTTTAACCCAGACATATGCCCAGAACGGATTTAATGTCGGCTTGATTGATATAATTGATGAGATAATTGAAAGAGCATTTGAAACTATAAAAAAGGAGCTTGAAGATGCGAGAAAGGCTGGAATATTTTCTGAAGGACAGATTAAAGAGATAAAGAAAAGAATAATAGCTACGACAAGTTATGAAGAAGCCTGCAGAGGAAAAAATCTCAAATTGGTAATAGAAACAGCCACTGAAAAAATTGAAGTGAAAAAACAAATTTTTAAAAAGCTTGATGAACTTTGCGCTCCTCATGTAATTTTTGCAACAAATTCTTCCTCTTTAGACACAAACATTCTTGTCCGAGTGACAGGAAGGCCTGATAAGGTAGTATGGATGCATTATTTCTATCTACCCCATAAAAATCGCGCAGGAGAGTTTGCCGGAACTGATACTGCTTCGAATGAAAGTATTCAGGTTGCTTCAAAGTATATGAAATTGGGTGGAAAAGTAGCCACTCCAATACTTTCAAGCAGAAAAGGAGGAGCTGCAGATATAATCTTTGTTTCTTTACTGCTTGAAGCTACAAGAATGTTAGAGGAAGGGTACGATGTACCGACTGTCGAAGCTGCTGGCAGAAAAGCTTTTAACATGCCTCTCGGGTTTTTAAGTTTGATGGATGCTACAGGTTTGCCTGTTGGATACTATTCAATGTGTTCTTTTTCTGATTCATCCAACCCGGATGACCCTCTTTACAAGGTTTATAAAAATTTCTTTACGCCAACTAAAATTTATACAGAGTTGATGAAAAGATATGATTCAGCAGCCGATAAGGCGAAAGTTAGATGGGTATCTGAGGAAGATTTAAGAAAAGAACCAGAAAATATTGAGATTGTAGAAAAGTTAAAGGAAAGATTCTGGGCAGTTGGATTTATGACAGCTGTGGAAGTGGTGGATTCTAAACTAATTGAAATAGAAGAAGTAGAAAAGTTGTGCCAGAATGCCTTTTTATGGAAGGAGGGGCCATTTACTCTGATTAACAAAATAGGACTGAAAGAGACGATGAGGATAATCAAAGAGAGAGAAGAGATAGCTAAACTCCATGGAATTCATTTTCCTGTTCCAAAGCTCCTTATAGATCAACATAAAAAAAATAAACCCTGGCCAGTCAGATTAAGCCCAATAATTTATGAAAAAGAAAACAGAGGTCAAATTGCAAGAATTATGATTTCTAACCCCCAGAATGCAAATGCCCTTGACAATCAGGTCTTTGAAGATTGGAGGGAATCATTTAAAAGAGCAAATGAGGATGATAGGATAAAAATAATAATTTTTGACTCTGCTCCCATAAAAACCTTCATAGCCGGAGCTAATGTTTATAACTTTATAAAGAATATAAAAGAAAATAATTTTGAAAATATTAAAGAAGACACAGCCATGTGGCAGGATGTTTTATTCCATAAAATGACAGGAGAAGGGAAGCCTAAAGTAGCGATAATCGATGGAGCAGCTTTTGGAGGCGGGGTAGAAGTTGCCCTGGCATTTGCCTATGACCCTGATAGTGTGGTCATCATAACAGACCGCACAACTTTTGCTCTTCCTGAAACAAGGCTTGGGATCTATCCAGGACTACGGGGAACATCTTTAGTACCAATATTGATTTATAAGGCTACTAATGACCCAGAGCTGGCAGTGGCAATTTCCCGTTATTATATATTAGCTGGAGGGACAACAACTTCCTCTCCTCGTGTGATAAAATACTTAGGGATGGCTGATTATATTGTTCCTTGTAATAAAAGAGATGAAATCGCTGATAAAATATCCCAGGCAATAATTGATAATAATGGTAAACCTCTCAATAAAAAGCAGTTAAAAGAATTGAATATTTTTGAAGTTCCGGATAAGCTTACTTTTGAAGAAAAGGAAGAGCTTCGCTGGATGAAGGATCTGTTCTTGAAAAAAGACCTTATTCCTACCCTTTATGCTTATGGCCTTGGATGGACTGAGGTATTTTTTTCCGGAGACCAGAAAGCATATGCTCAAAGGATAGCGAGGAGAGTGGCTACAAATTCTCCAAATGCAGTCTGGACAGCAAACTGGTTGATAAGCAAAGGTTTTAATGATTTTCTTAATGGGAAGAGCCTTGATGAGGTAGCCCGATGGGAACTTGATGGTTATCTTATACCAACTTTCCAGCATCCCGATGCTCTGGAGGGTTTAACAGCACTTGTAGAAAGAAGATTTCCTGAATTCAAAAGAACATATCCTTTTTAA
- a CDS encoding acyl-CoA dehydratase activase: protein MYFSGIDLGSSYSKAVIIDENKKIVSDCIRKTGLSFEKISEIVFNAALKKRNISKKEVVSVVTTGVGRNNCPFSDFSKSEISCFAKGCFHYFPGGSIIVDIGGQDNKIIKISENGRQVYFKMNRKCAAGTGSFLEEISIRLGISQKRMNSMAKKAYKSVEIGSYCTVFTCTEIIHHIRTGKNINEILRGVFESVVKRILEMDPFEEKAILTGGVIANNPVIVDIFKEKLEHSFLVPPNPQTIGAFGAAIYAFENYLSSKVS, encoded by the coding sequence ATGTATTTTTCAGGAATTGACCTTGGTTCATCTTATTCGAAAGCAGTAATAATCGATGAAAATAAAAAAATTGTTTCAGATTGTATAAGAAAGACGGGTTTGAGTTTTGAAAAAATCTCGGAAATTGTTTTTAATGCAGCATTAAAAAAAAGAAATATATCAAAAAAAGAGGTTGTATCTGTGGTTACAACTGGCGTTGGCAGGAATAACTGTCCTTTTTCAGATTTTTCAAAGTCAGAGATAAGCTGTTTTGCAAAAGGATGTTTTCACTATTTTCCTGGAGGGAGCATTATAGTTGACATAGGAGGACAGGATAATAAAATAATCAAAATATCAGAGAACGGGAGACAGGTTTATTTTAAAATGAACAGGAAATGTGCAGCAGGCACTGGAAGTTTCCTCGAAGAGATCTCAATAAGACTTGGTATCTCTCAAAAGAGAATGAATTCAATGGCAAAAAAAGCTTACAAGAGTGTAGAAATTGGAAGTTATTGCACTGTATTTACCTGTACTGAGATTATCCATCATATTCGAACTGGAAAAAACATCAATGAAATCCTCAGGGGAGTTTTTGAATCTGTGGTAAAAAGAATTCTTGAAATGGATCCCTTTGAAGAAAAAGCAATTCTTACAGGAGGTGTGATAGCTAATAATCCTGTAATTGTTGATATTTTTAAAGAAAAATTAGAACATAGTTTTCTTGTTCCTCCTAATCCCCAGACAATTGGAGCTTTTGGAGCAGCAATATATGCTTTTGAAAATTATTTATCCAGCAAGGTGAGCTGA
- a CDS encoding DNA recombination protein RmuC, protein MEILIIGILAVIILLVIGLLIFYFNQRLKEINQNLLLSQKNVSETIDSTSRIFGDVKERLGILSQSAERIFEIGKDISSLQEILKTPKLRGSIGELFLEDLLSQILPASNFSIQYKFKSGETVDAVIHLGTGMVPVDAKFPLENFRKMMEATDEEDKKNSRKKFLTDVKNHINSISAKYILPDEGTFDFALMYIPAENIYYETIIKDESFGEETSVSYYALKRHVIPVSPNSFFAYLQAIVLGLKGMRIEKSAKEIILNLMRLQGDFKKFQEDFEVMGRHLRDTRSKYEDAEKRLLKVHEKLTKITEIPESKELEEKQD, encoded by the coding sequence ATGGAAATATTAATAATTGGAATTTTAGCTGTCATAATTCTTTTGGTAATAGGCTTATTAATATTTTACTTTAATCAAAGACTTAAGGAGATTAACCAAAATCTTCTTCTTTCTCAGAAAAATGTATCTGAAACTATAGACTCAACTTCCAGAATATTTGGAGATGTAAAGGAAAGACTTGGAATCCTTTCCCAATCCGCAGAAAGAATTTTTGAAATTGGAAAAGATATATCTTCATTACAGGAGATATTGAAAACTCCCAAATTAAGAGGCTCTATTGGAGAATTATTCCTCGAAGATCTTCTCTCGCAAATTTTGCCAGCTTCCAATTTTTCAATTCAATATAAATTCAAATCTGGAGAAACTGTCGATGCAGTAATTCATCTTGGAACAGGAATGGTACCAGTAGATGCAAAATTCCCCCTTGAAAATTTTCGAAAAATGATGGAAGCAACTGATGAAGAGGATAAAAAAAATTCCAGAAAAAAATTTCTAACCGATGTTAAAAATCATATCAATTCGATCTCAGCAAAATACATATTGCCTGATGAAGGAACTTTCGATTTTGCCTTGATGTACATACCCGCTGAAAATATCTACTATGAAACTATCATAAAAGATGAATCATTTGGAGAAGAAACGAGCGTTTCTTATTATGCTCTCAAGCGCCATGTTATTCCAGTATCTCCCAATTCTTTTTTTGCATACCTTCAGGCAATCGTGCTTGGGTTGAAAGGAATGAGAATTGAAAAAAGCGCAAAAGAAATAATCCTGAATTTAATGAGGCTTCAGGGCGATTTTAAAAAATTTCAGGAAGATTTTGAAGTGATGGGAAGACATTTAAGGGATACAAGAAGTAAATACGAAGATGCAGAAAAAAGATTGTTAAAAGTTCACGAAAAACTTACAAAAATCACAGAAATACCCGAATCCAAAGAATTGGAAGAAAAGCAGGATTAA
- a CDS encoding nucleotidyltransferase codes for MSDELEVLKLVTRRLKEAGIEYMITGSTAVNFYSVPRMTRDIDIIIELSLNNIEKIENLFSDEFYMDREAIYKAVVQKGIFNIIHNSYLVKIDFIIRKDSDFHREEFRNKRRIIVETVNMNVVSPEDLVLSKLFWAKESKSEVHINDVRNLLNNVKDLNIEYISYWVNKLGVDELYKEVLK; via the coding sequence ATGAGTGATGAGTTAGAAGTATTAAAATTAGTTACAAGAAGGTTAAAAGAAGCAGGAATAGAGTATATGATTACAGGTTCAACAGCAGTTAACTTTTATTCTGTTCCAAGAATGACTCGAGATATTGATATCATTATTGAATTATCTCTAAATAATATTGAAAAAATCGAAAATTTATTCTCAGATGAGTTCTATATGGATAGAGAGGCAATTTATAAAGCAGTGGTTCAAAAGGGAATCTTTAATATAATTCACAACAGTTATTTAGTTAAAATTGACTTTATTATTCGTAAGGATAGTGATTTTCATAGAGAAGAATTTAGAAATAAAAGAAGGATAATTGTTGAGACAGTAAATATGAATGTCGTGTCTCCAGAAGATCTTGTCCTTTCAAAACTTTTCTGGGCTAAGGAGAGTAAATCTGAGGTTCATATTAATGATGTGAGAAATTTGTTGAATAATGTGAAAGATTTAAACATTGAGTATATAAGTTATTGGGTAAATAAACTTGGAGTGGATGAACTTTACAAAGAGGTTTTAAAATGA
- a CDS encoding thiolase family protein, with protein MKMKKEIFRIPENIRQGGPAIIKEKKKKIVFLSGTRTPFGEVGGAFKDIPPIELGAYAARAAIKKAGLEGREELIDECIFGNAMHTSIDSHYGARHVGLRAGLSFFAPGLTVNRICFSGGEAVIQGAKQILLGEADIVLVGGYESTSQSPTLQYGAAYGYPYMAGPRVYALFKDGLNDTYIDTDMMGTAENLAKLYGITRKDADEFAFSSQHKAAEAKKSGHLAKEITPVTIKTRRGDVIVSEDEHPRPDTALESLSRLLPVKLGGIHTGGNSSGIVDGAAALIMTTEEKAKELRIEPIGELISWGTAGVDPHYMGIGPVPASKIALTRAGLSLNDLKHIEINEAFAGQYLAVERELALDRSKVNVNGGAIALGHPLGATGARLIIALLTLGGLGLASACIGGGQGGAVIVDGYGVQ; from the coding sequence ATGAAAATGAAAAAGGAAATATTTCGTATTCCTGAGAATATCAGGCAAGGAGGACCGGCAATAATAAAAGAGAAGAAGAAAAAAATAGTTTTCCTCTCTGGCACTCGCACTCCCTTTGGAGAGGTGGGAGGAGCTTTTAAGGATATTCCACCCATAGAACTTGGTGCATATGCTGCAAGGGCAGCAATAAAAAAAGCAGGACTTGAGGGAAGAGAAGAGCTTATCGATGAATGCATATTTGGAAATGCAATGCATACAAGTATCGATTCTCATTATGGAGCCAGACATGTGGGTCTGAGAGCTGGACTGAGTTTTTTTGCACCGGGTCTTACAGTGAATAGAATTTGTTTTTCAGGAGGGGAAGCTGTAATTCAGGGAGCAAAACAAATATTATTGGGTGAAGCAGACATCGTTCTTGTTGGAGGATACGAGAGCACAAGTCAATCTCCGACGTTGCAATATGGTGCTGCTTATGGATATCCCTACATGGCAGGCCCAAGAGTCTATGCTCTTTTTAAAGATGGCTTAAATGATACTTACATAGATACGGACATGATGGGAACTGCAGAAAATCTGGCAAAATTATATGGGATAACAAGAAAAGATGCTGATGAATTTGCTTTTTCTTCGCAGCATAAAGCAGCAGAAGCAAAGAAAAGTGGTCACTTAGCTAAAGAAATAACCCCTGTTACTATTAAAACAAGAAGGGGTGATGTAATTGTTTCAGAGGATGAACATCCAAGACCTGACACTGCCCTTGAGAGTCTTTCAAGATTACTTCCTGTAAAACTTGGTGGAATACATACTGGTGGAAATTCAAGTGGTATTGTAGATGGAGCTGCTGCATTAATCATGACAACAGAAGAGAAAGCAAAAGAACTGAGAATTGAACCAATAGGAGAACTTATTTCATGGGGAACAGCAGGAGTTGACCCTCATTATATGGGGATAGGTCCTGTTCCTGCTTCAAAAATAGCTTTAACAAGAGCAGGTTTATCCCTGAATGATTTAAAACATATAGAAATAAACGAGGCTTTTGCAGGTCAGTATTTAGCTGTGGAAAGAGAACTTGCTTTAGATCGCTCGAAAGTTAATGTAAATGGTGGTGCAATAGCCCTTGGACATCCTTTGGGAGCCACTGGTGCAAGGCTGATCATTGCTTTGCTGACTCTTGGAGGATTGGGCCTTGCTTCAGCTTGTATAGGAGGTGGGCAGGGCGGGGCTGTGATAGTTGATGGATATGGAGTTCAGTAA
- a CDS encoding VWA domain-containing protein: protein MRKYLIFSILFLNIFLFSQELGKIQEKVEVRLILVPTVVTDKKGNFIERLKIEDFEVYEDGKRQYISLFYLEKIKDSKLIFEDNTDEKKSISREQYELRQSFPPRTIILIFDQITTSPFYVTRLEEPLKKFLKNFITHDDNLLIYIGGKSYLFKKGRIFISEKEPDSVSKIIKKVLKESFYPIDFIYFSSSPEKLPMAEMERDVVFPLLNMEFKMLSLRGLRRLKLIAEELKRIEGEKRVIFLSEGYGNFFSGRLGEDAYSTHELNDPAFLAKYFNDSNTAIYSLDIGGLKDYNFMYRDLQMTASQREKHQNLFNPFFRQSFLRDLSSRTGGEAITNTNDLGEALQIIGDMISKAYILGYSSTNKIMDGKYRKIKVKVRMKKVIVKHREGYFAKD, encoded by the coding sequence ATGAGAAAATATTTAATTTTTTCCATTTTATTTCTAAACATATTTTTATTTTCTCAAGAATTGGGTAAGATTCAGGAAAAAGTTGAGGTGCGTCTAATCCTGGTTCCAACTGTTGTAACTGACAAGAAAGGAAATTTTATCGAAAGATTAAAGATAGAAGATTTTGAAGTATATGAAGATGGTAAAAGACAATATATTTCTTTATTCTATCTTGAGAAAATAAAAGATAGTAAATTGATATTTGAAGATAACACTGATGAGAAAAAATCAATATCAAGAGAACAATATGAATTAAGACAATCTTTTCCACCAAGGACAATAATACTTATATTTGATCAGATCACAACAAGCCCATTTTATGTAACAAGATTAGAAGAACCGCTTAAGAAATTTTTAAAGAACTTTATTACTCATGATGATAATCTTTTAATCTATATAGGTGGAAAATCATATCTTTTCAAAAAGGGTAGAATTTTTATATCAGAAAAAGAACCAGATTCAGTATCAAAGATTATAAAAAAAGTCTTAAAAGAATCATTTTATCCTATAGATTTTATATACTTCAGTTCTTCCCCAGAAAAATTACCAATGGCAGAGATGGAAAGAGATGTTGTGTTTCCTTTGTTGAATATGGAATTTAAAATGTTATCCTTACGAGGCTTGAGAAGACTTAAGCTGATAGCAGAAGAGCTGAAAAGAATTGAAGGAGAAAAAAGAGTTATCTTCCTATCCGAAGGTTATGGAAATTTTTTCAGTGGCAGATTAGGAGAAGATGCTTACTCCACTCATGAATTGAATGATCCAGCTTTTTTAGCAAAATATTTCAATGATTCTAATACTGCTATTTACTCATTAGATATTGGTGGTCTTAAAGACTACAATTTCATGTACAGAGATTTGCAGATGACAGCTTCACAAAGAGAAAAACACCAAAATCTGTTCAATCCTTTCTTTCGCCAATCTTTTCTGAGAGATCTTTCCTCCAGGACAGGCGGAGAGGCTATAACTAACACCAATGATTTAGGAGAAGCTCTTCAAATAATCGGGGATATGATAAGTAAAGCATATATTTTGGGATATTCCTCAACTAATAAGATAATGGATGGAAAATACAGAAAAATAAAAGTTAAGGTAAGAATGAAGAAAGTCATTGTAAAACACAGAGAAGGATATTTTGCTAAAGATTAA
- a CDS encoding ketopantoate reductase family protein — translation MVRRKPCPLSIRDGFLGHPSCSKMRTHKIAVVGIGPIGGILASNLIKNNEDVILVDIMKQKLERIKERGLKISDPNGLIRGSFEIKPENTLYSVSELDKFNVDVLFICVKAYAIESLIPEIKKIYNPELKLISFQNGLDTEKILGNAFGEEKIFRVVINYAGNLISDNEISVTFFNKPNYIGCLKKEDIPVAKELAEMISSAKLDTEYTNEIEKYVWEKVILNSALAPVSAITGLTMEEAMDLKETFEIVEQLVKEGIEVAKAHGNVFPPDFFDFCISYLRKGGYHKPSMLIDVEEGRRTEIDFINGKIVKYGELYSVEIPFQKSITFLVKGIEKRLKSAGN, via the coding sequence ATGGTCAGAAGAAAACCATGCCCGCTCAGCATTCGTGACGGTTTTCTTGGCCACCCTTCCTGCTCGAAGATGAGAACGCATAAAATTGCAGTTGTTGGAATTGGCCCCATAGGAGGAATATTAGCTTCAAATTTAATAAAAAACAATGAAGACGTAATTCTGGTTGATATAATGAAACAAAAGCTTGAAAGGATTAAAGAAAGAGGACTGAAGATTAGTGACCCAAATGGACTTATAAGAGGAAGTTTTGAAATAAAGCCAGAGAATACTCTTTATTCTGTTTCAGAACTTGATAAATTCAATGTTGATGTGTTATTCATCTGTGTTAAAGCATATGCGATAGAATCTCTTATTCCTGAGATTAAGAAAATATATAATCCTGAGTTGAAATTGATAAGCTTCCAGAATGGTCTTGATACAGAAAAAATTCTTGGGAATGCTTTTGGTGAGGAAAAAATTTTCAGAGTTGTTATAAATTACGCAGGAAATCTTATATCTGATAATGAAATAAGCGTTACTTTTTTTAACAAACCAAACTACATTGGATGTTTAAAGAAGGAGGATATTCCGGTTGCAAAGGAACTTGCTGAAATGATAAGTTCTGCCAAGCTCGATACAGAATATACTAATGAAATAGAAAAATACGTATGGGAAAAAGTAATATTAAATTCTGCCCTTGCTCCTGTATCAGCAATCACTGGGTTGACTATGGAAGAAGCTATGGATCTAAAGGAGACATTTGAAATTGTTGAACAACTGGTTAAAGAAGGCATCGAGGTAGCAAAAGCTCATGGAAATGTTTTTCCTCCTGATTTTTTTGATTTTTGTATCTCCTATCTAAGAAAGGGAGGGTATCACAAGCCTTCTATGTTGATCGATGTGGAAGAAGGGAGGAGAACAGAAATTGATTTTATCAATGGAAAAATAGTTAAATATGGTGAGCTTTACAGTGTTGAAATTCCTTTTCAAAAAAGTATCACATTTCTTGTCAAGGGAATTGAAAAAAGACTAAAAAGTGCAGGGAATTAA